The Methanoregula boonei 6A8 genome has a window encoding:
- a CDS encoding DUF350 domain-containing protein: MDLLTAVVGIIQLIIAVIFAVVALYIGFAVFGKVTREVDEQKELAKGNVAFGIIVAAIFVAIGVVVQSGVTGISVGISKAATMGFTSVDGLLVIAIAIIQLVLGVLLAIGSIYLAINIFDKLTKQINAFEELKKGNVAVALEVAGVIIAVALIIQSGVVGITAALA, translated from the coding sequence ATGGATCTTTTAACCGCAGTTGTTGGAATTATCCAGTTGATTATCGCGGTCATCTTTGCGGTAGTGGCACTGTATATCGGATTTGCTGTCTTTGGCAAGGTCACCAGGGAAGTTGACGAGCAGAAGGAACTTGCAAAGGGCAATGTTGCATTCGGTATCATTGTTGCTGCAATCTTTGTCGCAATCGGGGTTGTTGTCCAGTCCGGTGTTACCGGCATCTCGGTGGGTATCAGCAAGGCTGCGACCATGGGATTTACATCAGTTGACGGCCTGCTGGTAATTGCTATTGCCATCATCCAGCTGGTGCTCGGGGTTCTCCTTGCGATTGGTTCCATCTACCTTGCCATCAATATCTTTGACAAGCTCACAAAACAGATCAACGCATTCGAGGAACTCAAAAAAGGCAATGTCGCAGTGGCGCTTGAAGTTGCCGGTGTCATTATCGCCGTTGCCCTTATCATCCAGTCCGGTGTTGTCGGCATTACGGCAGCGCTGGCGTGA
- a CDS encoding TetR/AcrR family transcriptional regulator — protein sequence MAKVNKQYREDAKERIIAAAIEVAGENGWDAVTLDAIAQKVGVTIPALYHYYKNCDALLDEVILKVAHVTQLHLEAGVAHEDDIHQIIRDIADLTFNQKKYYGPAFIQLLAQLSQHPKQRKKIARIFKIHSIILRDALIRAKAKGDLLPRVDPDEAVRMIFAISMGISLGSIMMEEEDTEGDKRIWINAVERCLLIAGNAAGRS from the coding sequence ATGGCAAAAGTCAATAAACAATACCGGGAGGATGCAAAGGAAAGGATCATCGCCGCGGCCATCGAAGTCGCCGGTGAGAACGGCTGGGATGCCGTGACACTCGATGCAATTGCCCAGAAAGTCGGCGTCACGATTCCTGCGCTCTACCATTATTACAAGAACTGCGATGCATTGCTTGACGAAGTGATCCTCAAAGTTGCCCATGTTACGCAGCTCCATCTTGAAGCAGGCGTGGCCCACGAAGATGATATTCATCAGATTATCCGGGATATCGCCGATCTGACCTTTAACCAGAAGAAATACTACGGACCTGCCTTCATCCAGCTTCTCGCCCAGTTATCCCAGCATCCAAAACAACGAAAAAAAATAGCCAGGATCTTCAAAATCCACAGCATCATACTCCGCGACGCACTGATCCGGGCAAAAGCCAAAGGAGATCTTCTTCCCCGGGTAGATCCTGATGAGGCCGTGCGGATGATCTTTGCGATCTCTATGGGTATTTCGCTTGGCTCAATTATGATGGAAGAGGAAGATACCGAAGGAGACAAGAGGATCTGGATCAATGCAGTGGAACGGTGCCTCCTGATCGCCGGAAATGCCGCAGGCAGATCGTGA
- a CDS encoding PEGA domain-containing protein: MICAGLLLLFFVLACGAAASSIQSYIGDTVHLSGYCPTSQTVYLFLTGPNLPANGVALDNINERADQGGFTQVSVDSNDRWQYDWGTGSIGGRLDAGTYTVWAVDGPNDLANLNQAQYSMISVTLSEPGLGSVSASNSPGSTVTVAESEPGILNVSSVPEDASVVVNGNYQGRSPISIPGISPGTYSVNVSRFNYETLSTTATVESGATTEVTATLRPKTGTLSINTTPEGANITLDGVFAGLSPLTLNGVFAGNHTVNATLEGYIPSESVVSVIADQSVTSTLPLAKPAFSLLPVSLTPIPAIVPLAACAGAIILFVFFRPRKGL; encoded by the coding sequence ATGATCTGCGCAGGTCTGCTCCTGCTCTTTTTTGTGCTTGCCTGTGGTGCAGCTGCCAGCTCGATACAATCCTACATCGGAGACACGGTTCATCTTTCAGGCTACTGTCCCACAAGCCAGACCGTCTACCTCTTCCTGACTGGTCCCAACCTGCCGGCAAACGGCGTGGCGCTGGATAATATCAACGAGCGTGCAGACCAGGGCGGATTTACGCAGGTAAGCGTAGACAGCAACGACCGCTGGCAGTACGACTGGGGCACCGGTTCGATTGGTGGGAGGCTCGATGCCGGAACCTACACCGTATGGGCAGTTGACGGTCCAAACGATCTTGCCAACCTCAACCAGGCCCAGTACAGCATGATCTCGGTTACGCTTTCCGAACCCGGCCTGGGAAGCGTAAGTGCATCAAACTCGCCTGGCAGCACGGTAACGGTAGCAGAGTCCGAGCCCGGGATCCTCAACGTCAGTTCGGTTCCGGAGGATGCGTCAGTGGTGGTTAACGGGAATTATCAGGGGCGATCGCCAATCAGCATCCCGGGCATTTCTCCCGGCACGTATTCGGTGAATGTATCCCGGTTTAATTATGAGACTCTTTCCACTACCGCAACGGTCGAATCGGGTGCAACAACGGAAGTAACCGCTACTCTCCGGCCAAAGACCGGGACCCTGAGTATCAACACAACCCCCGAAGGAGCAAATATAACTCTTGACGGGGTTTTTGCCGGTCTCTCCCCGCTTACCTTAAACGGGGTTTTTGCCGGCAATCACACGGTCAATGCAACGCTTGAGGGGTATATCCCGTCTGAATCCGTGGTCTCCGTGATCGCAGATCAGTCGGTTACCAGTACACTCCCGCTTGCAAAGCCTGCCTTTAGTCTCCTCCCGGTAAGCCTCACTCCCATCCCTGCGATTGTTCCGCTTGCCGCCTGTGCCGGTGCCATTATCCTGTTTGTATTCTTCCGCCCGCGGAAAGGTTTGTAA
- a CDS encoding zinc ribbon domain-containing protein, translated as MGYPDLKSDESIVLTAQHVKVKSVPFELVLTNRRLIIIDSEKNVVPTQQITLFSIRNVMASENAIRDPVITLTIQTDAAETREMALTFVRQSAGERRREADEWAKSLRKYISEAASQPGDFATGAPAAFESRPDHGVTPGIKKKIEIAGPIKRITVDTSHLPPKPVESTSLPEGSFCGRCGNRIPPGSTFCNRCGTRVNVPSEEVPAPVAAPQIATAPAATAGAGERKISGGRPIEQIIHSIEPLIEDSVPRTGSSPAVPEPFVPAPATREAESSVPAPETPAPAQESVVPSEGIAPAATAAPAPAEGEQIPAAAIPPAPPIPPVPAAPRKGGRKILAAAIIVILVIAVVAGGLFVLPALNKSAVVTPTPTPTPVPTTATPTPTPTPVPTSVVTTVAVTTTPQSLVPQSGVWAEVTYDNTYSGQVGVPGSQASVSDTGDHFYRIPTVDGIVAITLKKTDGSGDELKVVLYKDGAVVTTASTKAPYGTVDMQFSLPAASTPTPTVAILTATPTATLTGSNATANKTASSL; from the coding sequence ATGGGCTATCCCGATCTCAAGAGCGATGAGTCCATTGTCCTGACGGCACAGCATGTGAAGGTCAAATCCGTGCCGTTCGAACTGGTGCTCACCAATCGTCGTCTTATAATTATTGACAGCGAGAAGAATGTAGTTCCGACCCAGCAGATCACGCTTTTTTCCATCCGGAACGTGATGGCGAGCGAGAATGCCATTCGCGATCCGGTCATCACGCTGACGATCCAGACAGATGCAGCAGAGACCCGGGAGATGGCGCTCACGTTTGTCCGGCAGAGCGCGGGAGAGCGGCGGCGCGAGGCCGATGAATGGGCAAAATCTCTGCGGAAGTACATTTCTGAAGCGGCATCACAGCCCGGTGATTTTGCCACCGGGGCGCCGGCTGCGTTTGAATCCCGCCCGGATCACGGGGTCACACCCGGTATCAAAAAGAAGATCGAGATTGCCGGGCCCATCAAGAGGATTACGGTGGACACAAGCCACCTTCCCCCAAAGCCGGTGGAGTCCACCTCGCTTCCCGAGGGATCGTTCTGCGGGCGGTGCGGCAACCGCATCCCCCCGGGATCGACCTTCTGCAACCGGTGCGGTACCCGGGTCAACGTACCCTCAGAAGAAGTGCCGGCTCCTGTTGCGGCGCCCCAGATTGCCACTGCCCCGGCAGCCACGGCCGGAGCGGGCGAGCGTAAAATCAGCGGAGGGCGGCCCATAGAACAGATCATCCACTCGATTGAACCTTTGATTGAAGATTCCGTCCCCCGCACAGGATCTTCACCGGCGGTTCCCGAGCCGTTTGTCCCGGCACCGGCAACTCGTGAAGCAGAGTCTTCTGTCCCGGCTCCTGAGACACCAGCGCCGGCCCAGGAGAGTGTCGTCCCCTCTGAAGGAATAGCGCCGGCAGCGACTGCTGCACCCGCTCCTGCAGAAGGTGAGCAGATCCCGGCCGCCGCCATCCCTCCGGCTCCCCCTATCCCGCCGGTTCCTGCAGCACCCCGTAAAGGCGGCAGGAAGATTCTTGCGGCCGCGATCATCGTCATTCTGGTAATTGCGGTTGTTGCCGGGGGATTGTTTGTCCTCCCGGCCCTGAACAAGTCTGCTGTCGTGACCCCGACCCCGACACCAACACCTGTTCCCACTACTGCAACCCCGACCCCGACACCCACGCCAGTCCCCACTTCTGTCGTCACCACAGTTGCCGTCACCACTACCCCGCAAAGCCTTGTTCCCCAGAGCGGGGTCTGGGCCGAAGTCACGTACGACAATACGTACTCCGGTCAGGTAGGTGTTCCGGGATCCCAGGCCTCGGTCAGTGATACCGGGGATCATTTCTACCGTATTCCGACGGTTGACGGGATCGTGGCAATTACCCTGAAAAAGACCGATGGATCGGGAGACGAGCTCAAAGTTGTCCTGTACAAGGATGGCGCCGTAGTAACGACAGCATCCACAAAGGCACCTTACGGAACGGTTGATATGCAGTTCTCGCTTCCCGCCGCGTCAACCCCGACTCCGACTGTTGCCATACTGACGGCAACACCCACAGCGACACTTACGGGTTCGAACGCGACTGCAAACAAGACGGCCTCCTCCTTATGA
- the serS gene encoding serine--tRNA ligase codes for MLEIRFVRASPDVVKADLERRGTPEKIAWVDEILAKDARSRELKVQTDELRRRRNTIAREINEARKTGKDAAPLLREAAELPQKIKANDAEQEEISGIIRTRLMRLPNILHESVPKGKDDTENVEIRRVGTPRTFDFELKNHGQLAADNGWADFERAAKTSGAGFYFLKGGLVMLDLALQRFALDLLGKKGFTPVIPPFMIKRDSYEGVTDLDDFEKVMYKIDGDDTYLIATSEHPIAAMYQDEIFEEKDLPLRLCGLSPCFRREIGAHGLDTKGLFRVHQFTKIEQFVFCRPENSWQIHEELLANAEEVFTKLGLPYHVVNICTGDIGTVAAKKYDIEAWMPRENAYKEVVSCSNCTSYQAASLNIRVRDKENFETKHLVHTLNSTAIATSRALRCILENYQNRDGSVTIPDVLRQYMNDREFL; via the coding sequence ATGCTTGAAATCAGGTTTGTACGGGCAAGCCCGGATGTCGTGAAAGCCGATCTGGAGAGACGCGGCACACCGGAAAAGATTGCGTGGGTGGACGAAATTCTTGCAAAGGATGCACGTTCCCGCGAGCTTAAAGTGCAGACCGATGAGCTGCGGCGCAGGAGAAATACGATCGCCCGCGAGATCAACGAGGCGCGCAAGACGGGAAAGGATGCAGCACCCTTACTCCGGGAGGCTGCCGAGCTCCCCCAGAAGATCAAGGCAAATGATGCCGAGCAGGAGGAGATATCAGGGATTATCCGCACCCGGCTCATGCGCCTGCCAAACATCCTCCACGAAAGTGTGCCCAAAGGAAAGGACGATACCGAGAACGTGGAGATCCGGCGCGTGGGAACGCCGCGCACGTTCGATTTCGAGCTCAAGAACCACGGACAGCTTGCTGCCGACAACGGGTGGGCGGACTTTGAGCGGGCCGCAAAGACCTCGGGTGCCGGGTTCTATTTCCTGAAAGGGGGGCTGGTGATGCTCGACCTTGCCCTCCAGCGTTTTGCCCTTGACCTTCTCGGGAAAAAGGGATTTACCCCCGTGATCCCACCATTCATGATCAAACGGGATTCCTATGAGGGTGTGACCGACCTCGACGATTTCGAGAAGGTAATGTACAAGATCGATGGCGACGATACCTACCTGATAGCCACAAGCGAACACCCGATAGCCGCGATGTACCAGGATGAAATCTTTGAGGAAAAAGATCTCCCTCTGCGCCTGTGTGGGCTCTCACCCTGCTTCCGGCGCGAGATCGGGGCTCACGGGCTTGACACCAAAGGTCTTTTCCGCGTCCACCAGTTCACAAAGATCGAGCAGTTTGTCTTCTGCAGGCCTGAGAATTCATGGCAGATCCACGAGGAACTCCTGGCAAATGCCGAAGAGGTTTTTACAAAACTCGGCCTTCCCTACCACGTGGTCAATATCTGCACGGGAGATATCGGGACGGTCGCCGCAAAGAAGTACGACATTGAAGCCTGGATGCCAAGAGAGAACGCTTACAAGGAAGTGGTCTCCTGCTCCAACTGTACCTCGTACCAGGCAGCGAGCCTCAATATCCGTGTCAGGGACAAGGAGAACTTCGAGACAAAGCACTTGGTCCACACCCTCAATTCGACAGCGATTGCCACGTCACGGGCGCTGCGCTGCATTCTTGAAAATTACCAGAACCGGGACGGATCCGTGACTATCCCTGACGTGCTCCGCCAGTACATGAACGACCGGGAGTTCCTCTGA
- a CDS encoding NRAMP family divalent metal transporter codes for MDFLSKFYFNYRRIIKTIQIYLLLAGPGLIVMIADNDAGGITTYAATGAKFGYNLIWFLILLGPVAYFVQEMTVRLGAVTKHGHAEAIFSAFGSFWGWFSLCDLTLVNWLTLVTEFIGMTAGLAIFGMPPVLTVLIVICIMMAIVVSGRYWTWEKLTMVLCLVNLIYIPAAFLVHPSLDQVIHNGFIPNFPGGFNGELFFFLMANIGTTIAPWMIFFQQSAVVDKNMKEKDIPWGKFDTVVGAIFTVLVAVFIIIVTGTLLKGMDVESAAQAAGILMGVHPWVGTLLAIGLFDAGFLGALCIALTSSWAFGEVFGWAHSLNYKVKEAIWFYLFYFFGLATAGCVVLIPGAPLVLITLFVQVVAVTLLPAALVFLIILLNNEEIMGKYKNTLFDNIANITIVTVIIVISSLYGISTLFPNMFG; via the coding sequence ATGGATTTTTTGTCTAAGTTCTATTTTAACTACCGGAGAATCATCAAAACCATCCAGATCTACCTGCTGCTGGCCGGTCCCGGTCTTATCGTCATGATTGCGGACAATGATGCCGGGGGTATCACCACCTATGCGGCAACCGGGGCAAAATTCGGGTACAACCTGATCTGGTTTTTGATCCTGCTTGGACCTGTTGCCTACTTTGTCCAGGAGATGACCGTACGGCTCGGGGCCGTAACCAAGCATGGGCATGCAGAGGCGATATTTTCCGCGTTTGGTTCGTTCTGGGGCTGGTTCTCCCTGTGCGATCTGACCCTGGTGAACTGGCTTACACTCGTGACCGAGTTTATCGGGATGACCGCAGGCCTTGCAATATTCGGTATGCCCCCAGTACTAACGGTCCTTATCGTAATCTGCATCATGATGGCGATTGTCGTTTCGGGCCGGTACTGGACCTGGGAGAAGCTCACGATGGTGCTCTGCCTTGTGAACCTGATCTATATTCCCGCGGCATTCCTTGTTCACCCTTCCCTTGACCAGGTGATCCATAACGGATTTATCCCCAACTTCCCGGGCGGCTTTAACGGGGAACTGTTCTTTTTCCTGATGGCAAACATCGGTACCACAATCGCTCCATGGATGATCTTCTTCCAGCAGAGCGCGGTCGTGGACAAGAACATGAAGGAGAAGGATATCCCCTGGGGCAAGTTTGACACAGTGGTCGGGGCCATCTTCACGGTTCTTGTTGCAGTCTTTATCATTATTGTGACCGGGACTTTGCTCAAGGGGATGGACGTGGAGAGCGCTGCACAGGCCGCAGGAATCCTGATGGGCGTACACCCATGGGTGGGAACGCTGCTTGCCATTGGCCTCTTCGATGCAGGATTCCTCGGTGCACTCTGTATTGCACTCACGAGCTCGTGGGCATTCGGCGAGGTTTTCGGGTGGGCACACTCCTTAAACTACAAGGTAAAAGAGGCAATCTGGTTCTACCTCTTCTACTTCTTTGGACTTGCAACAGCAGGATGTGTCGTCCTGATCCCCGGCGCCCCTCTCGTGCTTATCACACTTTTTGTCCAGGTCGTTGCAGTGACCCTGCTCCCGGCAGCGCTTGTGTTTTTGATCATCCTTCTCAACAACGAGGAAATCATGGGGAAATACAAAAATACCCTCTTTGACAATATCGCAAATATTACCATCGTGACGGTCATCATTGTCATATCCTCGTTATATGGGATCAGCACGTTATTCCCGAACATGTTCGGGTAG
- a CDS encoding magnesium transporter MgtE N-terminal domain-containing protein, whose protein sequence is MTPNETATGAAKAADKEIFLSEILGIPVLSREKKIGTLSDLIIVETAKIPEVKSLYVKRSFGYPSLIIPWENVVELGHRVIVDIPALEPFEANPPEDALLLKDYVMDKKVLDLEESEVEVVYDIRLVHRNKKLYVTDVDTGKSARLRRFGLKTLSRVFSSEEPEDQMISWTYIQPLPTNIGSFKGDVKLKVLKENLAEIHPVDLADIIEELDHDQRMAVFASLDNEHASDTLEEIEPNVQRDLIASLDIAKVVPLISTMTPGQAADVLSAIPHSEAEDILEALTPEMTKKIRAITEKQEEKVIHYTTQKILKFLPETLVEYVQNDYPNHARGKDVIMYIYVVDAQEHLMGVVDLKELLIADDKAPLSAIMSENVISVNAESTLKEASQEFERYGFRALPVTDDEEHLIGAIPYRDVMDLTHHLLE, encoded by the coding sequence ATGACCCCAAACGAGACTGCCACAGGGGCGGCAAAAGCGGCGGACAAGGAGATCTTCCTTTCCGAAATCCTCGGTATCCCGGTCCTGAGCAGAGAAAAGAAGATAGGAACTTTAAGTGACCTGATCATCGTGGAGACCGCGAAGATCCCTGAGGTAAAATCGCTCTACGTCAAGAGGTCATTTGGGTACCCCAGCCTGATCATTCCCTGGGAGAACGTGGTGGAGCTGGGGCACCGGGTCATTGTCGATATTCCGGCACTTGAACCCTTTGAGGCTAATCCCCCTGAGGACGCACTCCTCCTCAAGGACTATGTAATGGATAAAAAAGTCCTTGATCTTGAAGAGAGCGAGGTAGAGGTAGTGTACGATATCCGCCTGGTCCACCGGAACAAAAAACTCTATGTAACGGACGTGGACACGGGCAAGTCTGCCCGACTGAGGAGATTTGGCCTGAAAACACTCTCCCGGGTATTCTCTTCTGAGGAACCCGAAGACCAGATGATCTCCTGGACCTATATCCAGCCGCTCCCGACCAACATCGGGAGCTTCAAGGGAGATGTGAAACTCAAGGTCTTAAAGGAGAATCTTGCGGAGATCCACCCGGTGGATCTTGCCGATATCATTGAGGAACTCGATCACGACCAGCGGATGGCGGTCTTTGCCTCTCTCGACAATGAACACGCATCAGATACCCTTGAAGAGATCGAACCCAATGTCCAGCGAGACCTTATTGCCTCGCTCGACATTGCAAAAGTGGTGCCCCTCATCAGCACCATGACCCCGGGGCAGGCTGCCGATGTCCTCTCGGCGATCCCGCACTCGGAGGCTGAGGACATCCTTGAGGCCCTCACGCCGGAAATGACAAAGAAGATCCGGGCCATTACCGAGAAGCAGGAAGAGAAGGTGATCCACTACACCACCCAGAAGATCCTCAAATTCCTGCCGGAAACACTTGTCGAGTACGTGCAGAACGATTATCCTAACCATGCCCGGGGAAAAGATGTCATCATGTACATCTACGTAGTGGATGCACAAGAGCACCTGATGGGCGTGGTGGACTTAAAAGAACTCCTTATTGCCGATGACAAGGCCCCGCTTTCGGCTATCATGTCCGAGAACGTGATCTCGGTAAATGCCGAGAGCACGCTCAAGGAGGCCTCGCAGGAGTTTGAGCGGTATGGCTTTCGGGCCCTGCCGGTTACCGATGACGAAGAGCATCTTATCGGGGCCATCCCCTACCGCGATGTGATGGATCTCACCCATCACCTCCTTGAATAA
- a CDS encoding class I SAM-dependent methyltransferase, whose translation MDPAPKTDPWEYEYSRKGRLWGGAVHHLPEIPREGRILELGCGDGKTYRTLLERDYEVIGIDRAASALNLCRSLAPLGSGAQFARADACSLPFADGSFSSVIAFHVIGHLPDEGRARAAREASRVIRNGGTLFFSGFSCEDFRAGAGSDTEPGTVLRKNGIATHYFSEEEVLGLFCRLHPLSCITRHWVMTIRGQPLPRAEIAAAFTKTS comes from the coding sequence ATGGACCCGGCACCCAAAACTGACCCCTGGGAATATGAGTACTCCAGGAAAGGGCGCCTCTGGGGGGGGGCAGTCCACCACCTGCCGGAGATTCCTCGTGAAGGACGCATCCTTGAACTCGGGTGCGGCGATGGGAAAACCTATCGGACCCTGCTGGAACGGGACTATGAGGTCATCGGGATCGATAGGGCAGCGTCAGCCCTGAATCTCTGCCGGTCATTGGCTCCTTTGGGATCCGGCGCACAATTTGCGCGAGCCGATGCCTGCAGCCTGCCATTTGCGGACGGATCATTCTCCAGCGTTATTGCATTCCATGTGATCGGCCACTTGCCGGATGAGGGGCGGGCACGTGCCGCACGCGAGGCGTCCCGTGTGATACGAAATGGCGGCACGCTCTTTTTTTCCGGTTTTTCCTGCGAGGATTTCCGTGCCGGGGCCGGCTCGGATACCGAACCGGGAACCGTGCTGCGCAAAAACGGGATTGCAACCCATTACTTCTCCGAAGAAGAAGTACTCGGCTTGTTTTGCAGGCTGCATCCCCTCTCATGTATTACCCGACACTGGGTAATGACCATACGCGGACAGCCCCTCCCACGGGCCGAGATTGCAGCCGCATTTACAAAAACCTCCTGA
- a CDS encoding PEGA domain-containing protein has translation MRKEILLVLFVCSVLIGCAMAAVPDANQTVAANTTTTVTTAPQLIGGNMGTYLVTSNVEGANVTFDSDYKGIITGGQLAVPVYTTGTPYRTITVQAPGYQIATVNITQYPAANQTVDVPVTLVPLAAANTTEVQANATAPATVSTEMTTAMAPVSPAPTKSGSLPFAALGAFVVLGIFAIRSRR, from the coding sequence ATGAGAAAAGAAATTCTTCTTGTCCTGTTTGTGTGCAGTGTACTGATTGGATGTGCAATGGCAGCCGTACCGGATGCCAACCAGACAGTCGCCGCAAATACTACGACCACAGTTACGACCGCGCCGCAGCTTATCGGTGGCAACATGGGAACTTACCTTGTCACTTCAAACGTTGAAGGGGCAAATGTGACCTTCGATTCAGATTACAAAGGTATCATTACCGGCGGCCAGCTCGCGGTACCCGTATACACGACCGGCACGCCCTACCGGACGATCACCGTACAGGCACCCGGATACCAGATTGCTACCGTGAACATCACCCAGTACCCGGCAGCGAACCAGACCGTTGACGTCCCGGTGACGCTTGTTCCGCTCGCAGCGGCCAACACCACTGAGGTGCAGGCAAATGCAACGGCACCGGCTACCGTTTCCACGGAAATGACAACTGCCATGGCCCCGGTCTCACCGGCCCCGACCAAGTCCGGCAGCCTGCCGTTTGCCGCCCTTGGCGCGTTTGTCGTACTTGGGATATTTGCAATCCGGTCACGCCGGTAG
- a CDS encoding nitrite/sulfite reductase domain-containing protein, whose translation MTDATYGAKIQRDGKTYAIQTRIPAGVVTPAELETIARVTRDYAIPLVKITSGQRFLLIGVQEQDIAGVRKDLGALGTASITPGVRYVQSCPGISYCKNGTQDSISLAKAISDEYDGTDFPAKIKIGVSGCPRCCGESRVRDIGIMGSAKGWTVYFGGHSGFKSRQGEQVATGLTTEQALECVRSLLSYYRTHAEPKERSSRFLERAGTDWIGKIVKE comes from the coding sequence ATGACCGATGCCACGTACGGCGCAAAGATCCAGCGCGACGGGAAGACATACGCGATCCAGACCCGGATCCCTGCTGGTGTCGTAACCCCGGCTGAGCTCGAAACCATTGCCCGGGTTACAAGGGATTATGCTATCCCACTGGTAAAGATCACCTCAGGCCAGCGCTTCCTCCTGATTGGCGTGCAGGAACAGGATATTGCAGGGGTGAGAAAGGACCTCGGGGCGCTTGGGACCGCATCCATTACCCCCGGCGTCCGGTACGTCCAGTCATGCCCGGGGATCTCGTACTGTAAGAACGGGACTCAGGACTCGATCAGCCTTGCAAAAGCGATCTCTGATGAATATGACGGAACTGATTTCCCGGCCAAGATCAAGATCGGTGTCTCGGGGTGCCCGAGGTGCTGCGGGGAGAGTCGCGTCCGGGATATTGGCATTATGGGCAGTGCAAAGGGCTGGACCGTGTACTTCGGCGGGCACAGTGGATTTAAGTCACGCCAGGGAGAGCAGGTTGCTACCGGCCTGACCACAGAGCAGGCACTTGAGTGCGTCCGATCCCTGCTTTCCTATTACCGGACTCATGCAGAGCCAAAGGAGAGGTCGTCCCGGTTCCTTGAGAGGGCAGGGACTGACTGGATTGGAAAAATCGTAAAAGAATAG